Genomic window (Candidatus Obscuribacter sp.):
TTCCAGTTTGCCAATTGAGGTGGGGTGGGATTTGGACCCGCCGGATTAATATACCCATTACCGCCATTCAAAGTTCCAGCCGTCATGCCAATAAAATTGTTGTTCTGGAACAAAATGTAGTTGTAGGCCTCACCGCCCGTACTATTCGCTTGCCAGAATGGGCTAAAGTTTCTAGCACCATATCCACCTGGTCCATAAAGCGATGCGGTATTGGACCCACGGATACCCAAGCCCTGATGTCCCCATACCACTGGCGAGTTGCCATCGCAGCACTTGTTTTTGGGGTTGCTGGACCATGCTATTGCCTTTGCAAAACCTTGCGCGCCCAACCAACATATAGTCCCCGGTTTATCTTCAGGATACCCGCCAAGCGAATGTCCAATGGCTGAATTTACTACCGACCGACAGCCGCAAGCTAAACTTGCGACGCTGAGCCCGGCAGCAGCAGCGAAGGATGCGTAACCCTGTGCATTTGCCGGGTAGGTCTTGAGACCGGACGGGTCAATATAGCCAGTGGGCTGATTCATGGAATACCGATAGAGATTAAGTCCACCTTCCTCTCTTATTGGATCTCTGCTAATCCATCGACCGCGGCTAGGAATATATGCCCGGAATAGACAAAGATTGAATCCACTCGGCTTGTGAAGGAAATTGCCTGCGTATCCGAAGGTGGAGTCTTGCGTCGCGATTGTCTGAGCGGGCTGTCCCCAAGCATCATATGAGTATTGCGCTTGAAT
Coding sequences:
- a CDS encoding RHS repeat-associated core domain-containing protein, which translates into the protein MQAQYSYDAWGQPAQTIATQDSTFGYAGNFLHKPSGFNLCLFRAYIPSRGRWISRDPIREEGGLNLYRYSMNQPTGYIDPSGLKTYPANAQGYASFAAAAGLSVASLACGCRSVVNSAIGHSLGGYPEDKPGTICWLGAQGFAKAIAWSSNPKNKCCDGNSPVVWGHQGLGIRGSNTASLYGPGGYGARNFSPFWQANSTGGEAYNYILFQNNNFIGMTAGTLNGGNGYINPAGPNPTPPQLANWNNQPMDTQAWCVSCKSAK